In one window of Nakamurella sp. PAMC28650 DNA:
- the trpS gene encoding tryptophan--tRNA ligase — MASSTPSPESPAAVKARPRVLSGIQPTADSFHVGNYLGALKQWVAMQDTHETFYSVVDLHAITVEQDPGQLRQRTRIAAAQLLALGIDPERSTLFVQSQVPAHTQLSWVLECLTGFGEAGRMTQFKDKSGRGGADHTSVGLFTYPILQAADILAYQADAVPVGEDQRQHLELTRNLAQRFNSRFGRTLTVPEPYILKATAKIYDLSQPTAKMSKSSPGGSLDLLADVKASVKKIKSAVTDTEREIRYDEQAKPGVSNLLSLLSVFTGTPIAELEVGYQGKGYGDLKGDFATVWADFVTPLQASVAGYLADPAALDRILTLGAARATEVASATVAEVYEKVGFLS; from the coding sequence ATGGCTTCTTCCACTCCTTCTCCCGAGTCCCCTGCAGCGGTCAAGGCACGCCCACGGGTGCTGTCCGGCATCCAGCCGACCGCTGATTCCTTCCACGTCGGCAACTACCTGGGGGCACTGAAGCAGTGGGTGGCCATGCAGGACACCCACGAGACCTTTTACTCCGTCGTGGATCTGCATGCGATCACGGTCGAGCAGGACCCGGGGCAGCTGCGGCAGCGGACCCGTATCGCGGCCGCCCAGCTGCTCGCGCTGGGCATCGACCCGGAGCGTTCGACCCTGTTCGTCCAGTCCCAGGTCCCCGCCCACACGCAGCTGTCCTGGGTCCTCGAGTGCCTGACCGGGTTCGGCGAGGCCGGCCGGATGACGCAGTTCAAGGACAAGTCCGGCAGGGGCGGGGCCGATCACACCAGCGTCGGATTGTTCACCTATCCGATCCTGCAGGCCGCCGACATCCTGGCCTACCAGGCCGACGCCGTGCCGGTCGGCGAGGACCAGCGCCAGCACCTGGAGCTGACGCGAAACCTGGCGCAGCGATTCAACTCCCGGTTCGGCCGGACGTTGACGGTGCCGGAGCCGTACATCCTGAAGGCCACCGCCAAGATCTACGACCTCAGCCAGCCCACCGCCAAGATGAGCAAGTCCTCGCCCGGCGGGTCCCTGGATCTGCTCGCCGACGTCAAGGCGTCGGTGAAGAAGATCAAGTCCGCGGTCACCGACACCGAACGCGAGATCCGCTACGACGAGCAGGCGAAGCCGGGCGTCAGCAATCTGCTGTCGCTGCTCTCGGTTTTCACCGGTACGCCCATCGCGGAGCTCGAGGTGGGTTACCAGGGCAAGGGCTACGGCGATCTGAAGGGTGACTTCGCGACCGTCTGGGCCGACTTCGTGACGCCCCTGCAGGCGTCGGTGGCCGGGTATCTCGCCGATCCGGCCGCGTTGGACCGGATCCTGACCCTCGGTGCCGCGCGCGCGACCGAGGTCGCGTCGGCGACGGTCGCGGAGGTCTACGAGAAGGTCGGCTTCCTGTCCTGA
- a CDS encoding YhjD/YihY/BrkB family envelope integrity protein produces MATAVDLRKQETGTGKQASRPGKQQRSGSLSPIQRLVLLVKVLLRRPGVKHLTRAAGRFLERLGPQFAGAITYFSFLALVPILMVSFSIAGFVLDSRPDLLQQLQAKVAAQVPGGLSATISQAIDHAVQSRYSVLSIGLVIALYSGIGWIGNVRAAVQAQWRRDFDDDQEIAGESLGKNLLRNLGMLVGLGLALVLSIALSSVGNSLAGVILGALGLSNIGWLHPLVVVVSLVLAIVADVLIFLWVYSVLPPKDMKAPRPALLKGAIAAAVIFEVLKFLLTNVLAGLVAGGASAAVFGPIIGLLAFFNLAATLVLFVAAWIATSDGMAAVTEPEPEPVPEPAVVVHEVVSTPKVAGLLGVGAILGFGWSLSRRRR; encoded by the coding sequence TTGGCCACCGCAGTTGATCTTCGCAAGCAGGAAACGGGCACCGGAAAACAGGCGTCCCGGCCCGGGAAGCAGCAGCGCAGCGGCAGTCTGTCTCCGATCCAGCGACTCGTGCTGCTGGTCAAGGTGCTCCTGCGCCGACCTGGCGTGAAGCACCTGACCAGGGCGGCCGGCCGGTTCCTCGAGCGGCTCGGTCCGCAGTTCGCGGGCGCGATCACGTACTTCTCCTTCCTGGCACTCGTCCCGATCCTGATGGTGTCGTTCTCGATCGCCGGATTCGTCCTCGACTCCCGTCCTGACCTGCTGCAGCAACTCCAGGCCAAGGTGGCCGCCCAGGTACCGGGGGGTCTGTCCGCGACGATCTCCCAGGCGATCGACCATGCCGTGCAGTCCAGATACTCGGTGTTGAGCATCGGCCTGGTCATCGCGCTGTACTCCGGGATCGGCTGGATCGGCAATGTCCGCGCGGCCGTGCAGGCGCAGTGGCGCCGGGACTTCGACGACGACCAGGAGATCGCCGGCGAGAGCCTGGGCAAGAACCTGCTGCGGAACCTGGGGATGCTCGTCGGCCTCGGCCTCGCGCTGGTGCTCTCGATCGCGCTGTCCTCGGTCGGCAACTCGCTGGCGGGCGTGATCCTGGGTGCTCTGGGACTGAGCAACATCGGGTGGCTCCACCCGCTGGTCGTCGTGGTGTCCCTGGTACTGGCGATCGTCGCCGACGTGCTGATCTTCCTCTGGGTCTACTCGGTGCTCCCGCCCAAGGACATGAAAGCCCCCAGGCCCGCGCTGCTCAAGGGTGCGATCGCGGCCGCGGTCATCTTCGAGGTGCTGAAATTTCTGCTGACCAACGTGCTGGCCGGTCTGGTGGCCGGTGGGGCGTCGGCCGCCGTCTTCGGCCCGATCATCGGCCTGCTCGCCTTCTTCAACCTGGCCGCGACCCTGGTGCTGTTCGTCGCCGCCTGGATCGCCACCAGCGACGGCATGGCGGCGGTCACCGAACCGGAGCCTGAACCGGTGCCGGAGCCCGCGGTGGTCGTGCACGAGGTCGTCTCCACCCCGAAGGTGGCAGGTCTGCTCGGCGTCGGGGCGATCCTCGGCTTCGGATGGTCGCTCAGCCGCCGGCGCCGTTGA
- a CDS encoding VOC family protein → MVAQPPAPLTIQLLPAASSFAGVAIASDQDHLVYAAADLQAAVVQFEAVTGIRPAEGGRHPGRGTRNYLVGLGPSSYLEIIGPDLEHPIPDGAGMPFGIDRLDGALLLTWAVHPPDIIVAARSSAEHGAALGDPLWMNRQTPTGRQLTWRIASAIPLPFSGVTPFLIDWAYSVHPAADPDLPAARLVSLTATHPDPAGALEVLEALGLALPVTAGPVGLTAILETPRGFVALHRADTRVGQTGRKSPIGIRSTRRAMQGRALRSGGTSGRA, encoded by the coding sequence ATGGTCGCTCAGCCGCCGGCGCCGTTGACCATCCAACTGCTGCCCGCGGCGTCGTCGTTCGCCGGGGTGGCCATCGCATCTGATCAGGATCATCTGGTCTACGCCGCCGCCGATCTCCAGGCGGCGGTGGTGCAGTTCGAGGCCGTCACCGGGATCCGGCCGGCCGAGGGAGGGCGTCATCCCGGCCGAGGTACCCGCAACTATCTGGTGGGTCTAGGGCCGAGCAGCTATCTCGAGATCATCGGACCGGACCTGGAACATCCGATTCCGGACGGGGCCGGAATGCCGTTCGGAATCGACCGGCTCGACGGTGCGCTCTTGCTGACCTGGGCCGTGCATCCGCCCGACATCATCGTTGCGGCAAGGTCTTCAGCAGAACACGGCGCCGCTCTCGGGGACCCGTTGTGGATGAATCGGCAGACACCGACCGGCCGGCAACTGACGTGGCGGATCGCGTCCGCGATACCCCTGCCGTTCTCCGGCGTCACGCCGTTCCTGATCGATTGGGCCTACTCCGTGCATCCGGCGGCGGACCCGGATCTACCCGCGGCCCGACTCGTGAGCCTGACCGCCACGCATCCTGATCCGGCCGGGGCACTCGAGGTGCTGGAGGCCCTTGGCCTCGCGCTGCCGGTGACCGCCGGCCCGGTGGGGCTGACGGCCATCCTGGAAACCCCTCGCGGCTTCGTCGCCCTCCATCGAGCGGATACTCGAGTCGGGCAAACGGGACGAAAATCGCCCATAGGTATCCGCTCGACGCGGCGCGCGATGCAGGGAAGAGCGCTCAGATCCGGCGGAACATCAGGGCGCGCTTGA
- a CDS encoding succinate dehydrogenase iron-sulfur subunit, producing MTVTVGDVGLAPEAGHPGPLPPVPEGAIMVTVHIQRYNPELDDAPHKESYRVPALPTDRILNLLHYIKWYIDGSLTFRRSCAHGICGSDAMRINGRNRLGCKVLVKDIVTAKNAEVTIEPIKGLPLEKDLIVDMEPFFEAFRAVKPFMITHGNEPSREWIQSQSDRDRFDDTTKCILCACCTTSCPVYWSEDAYVGPAAIVAAHRFIFDSRDQASQERLEILSDAEGVWRCRTTFNCTDACPRGIQVTKAIQEVKRALMFRRI from the coding sequence ATGACTGTCACCGTCGGAGATGTCGGCCTCGCCCCCGAGGCCGGCCATCCCGGACCGTTGCCACCCGTGCCCGAGGGCGCGATCATGGTCACGGTGCACATCCAGCGGTACAACCCGGAACTGGACGACGCCCCGCACAAGGAGTCGTACCGGGTTCCGGCGCTGCCGACCGACCGGATCCTCAACCTGCTGCACTACATCAAGTGGTACATCGACGGATCACTGACCTTCCGCCGGTCGTGTGCGCACGGCATCTGCGGTTCGGACGCCATGCGCATCAACGGCCGAAACCGGCTGGGGTGCAAGGTGTTGGTCAAGGACATCGTCACCGCGAAGAACGCCGAGGTGACCATCGAGCCGATCAAGGGCCTCCCGCTGGAGAAGGACCTGATCGTCGACATGGAGCCGTTCTTCGAGGCGTTCCGTGCGGTCAAGCCGTTCATGATCACGCACGGGAACGAGCCGAGCCGGGAGTGGATCCAGTCCCAGTCCGATCGGGACCGGTTCGACGACACCACCAAGTGCATCCTGTGCGCGTGCTGCACCACCTCGTGCCCGGTGTACTGGTCAGAGGACGCCTACGTGGGCCCGGCCGCGATCGTGGCGGCGCACCGGTTCATCTTCGACTCCCGCGACCAGGCCTCGCAGGAGCGTCTGGAGATCCTGTCCGACGCCGAGGGCGTCTGGCGCTGCCGGACCACCTTCAACTGCACCGACGCCTGCCCCCGTGGCATCCAGGTGACGAAGGCGATCCAGGAGGTCAAGCGCGCCCTGATGTTCCGCCGGATCTGA
- the sdhA gene encoding succinate dehydrogenase flavoprotein subunit, with product MQFHRYDVVIVGAGGAGMRAAIESTQKARTAVLTKLYPTRSHTGAAQGGMCAALANVEDDNWEWHTFDTVKGGDYLVDQDAAEIMCKEAIDAVLDLEKMGLPFNRTPEGRIDQRRFGGHTRNHGEAAVRRACYAADRTGHMILQTLYQNCVKQGVEFFNEFYVLDVMLTDTPDGQVCTGAVAYELATGEIHVFHAKAVVFATGGAGKVFKTTSNAHTLTGDGMGVVLRKGLPLEDMEFYQFHPTGLAGLGILLTEGARGEGAILRNASGERFMERYAPTIKDLAPRDIVARSMVMEVLEGRGAGPAKDYVLLDCTHLGAEVLETKLPDITEFARTYLGVDPVTEPVPVFPTAHYAMGGIPTNVHGEVLRDNTHVVPGMYAAGECACVSVHGSNRLGTNSLLDINVFGKRAGIAAAAYANSTEFVHDATEEHASPAAYVEGMVGNLLASAGFERVADLRIALQATMDANAAVYRTEQTLKTALTDVMGLKERFKQVSVHDKGKRYNTDLLEAVELGFLLDLAEVMVVGALNRKESRGGHAREDYPTRDDTNWMRHTMAYKMPSPDEGLEGTDIRLDYKPVVMTRYQPMERKY from the coding sequence ATGCAATTCCATCGCTATGACGTGGTCATCGTCGGTGCCGGCGGCGCCGGCATGCGCGCCGCCATCGAATCGACCCAGAAGGCCAGGACCGCGGTCCTGACCAAGCTCTACCCCACCCGTTCGCACACCGGTGCGGCGCAGGGCGGCATGTGTGCCGCGCTCGCCAACGTCGAGGACGACAACTGGGAGTGGCACACCTTCGACACGGTCAAGGGCGGCGACTACCTGGTCGACCAGGATGCCGCCGAGATCATGTGCAAGGAAGCCATCGACGCGGTGCTGGACCTGGAGAAGATGGGGCTGCCGTTCAACCGGACCCCGGAAGGCCGGATCGACCAGCGGCGCTTCGGCGGGCACACCCGCAACCACGGCGAGGCCGCCGTCCGTCGGGCCTGCTACGCCGCTGACCGCACCGGCCACATGATCCTGCAGACGCTCTACCAGAACTGCGTCAAGCAGGGTGTGGAGTTCTTCAACGAGTTCTACGTCCTGGACGTCATGCTGACCGACACCCCGGACGGGCAGGTGTGTACCGGTGCCGTCGCCTACGAACTGGCCACCGGCGAGATCCACGTCTTCCACGCCAAGGCCGTGGTGTTCGCCACCGGCGGCGCCGGCAAGGTCTTCAAGACCACGTCGAACGCGCACACCCTCACCGGTGACGGCATGGGAGTCGTGCTGCGCAAGGGACTTCCGCTCGAGGACATGGAGTTCTACCAGTTCCACCCGACCGGGCTGGCGGGGCTGGGCATCCTGCTGACCGAGGGTGCACGCGGTGAGGGAGCCATCCTGCGGAACGCCTCCGGCGAGCGATTCATGGAGCGTTATGCGCCCACCATCAAGGATCTCGCGCCCCGGGACATCGTCGCGCGCTCGATGGTGATGGAGGTGCTGGAAGGGCGGGGCGCCGGTCCGGCCAAGGACTACGTGCTCCTGGACTGCACCCACCTGGGCGCCGAGGTGCTCGAGACCAAGCTCCCGGACATCACCGAGTTCGCCCGCACCTACCTGGGCGTCGACCCGGTCACCGAACCGGTACCGGTGTTCCCCACCGCGCACTACGCGATGGGCGGGATTCCGACCAACGTGCACGGAGAAGTGTTGCGCGACAACACCCACGTCGTCCCGGGTATGTACGCGGCCGGTGAGTGCGCCTGCGTCTCGGTGCACGGCTCGAACCGGCTGGGCACCAACTCGCTGCTGGACATCAACGTCTTCGGCAAGCGGGCCGGCATTGCCGCCGCGGCGTACGCGAACTCGACCGAATTCGTGCACGACGCGACCGAGGAGCACGCTTCCCCGGCGGCCTACGTCGAGGGGATGGTCGGCAACCTGCTGGCCTCCGCCGGTTTCGAGCGGGTCGCCGACCTCCGGATCGCCCTGCAGGCCACCATGGACGCCAATGCCGCCGTGTACCGCACCGAGCAGACCCTCAAGACGGCGCTGACCGACGTGATGGGACTCAAGGAGCGCTTCAAGCAGGTCTCGGTGCACGACAAGGGCAAGCGCTACAACACCGACCTCCTCGAGGCCGTCGAGCTGGGCTTCCTGCTGGATCTGGCCGAGGTGATGGTGGTCGGTGCGCTGAACCGCAAGGAGTCCCGTGGCGGCCACGCGCGCGAGGACTACCCCACCCGCGACGACACCAACTGGATGCGGCACACGATGGCGTACAAGATGCCCTCGCCGGACGAGGGCCTCGAAGGGACCGACATCCGTCTCGACTACAAGCCCGTCGTGATGACCCGTTACCAGCCCATGGAGCGTAAGTACTGA
- a CDS encoding succinate dehydrogenase hydrophobic membrane anchor subunit, translating to MTAAYDPPATRGIEAPRAPKKRVAGRRSNFEMYSWMFMRLSGIVLVVLVLGHLMIMNVLDGGVHRINWGFVAGRWASPFWQLWDLTMLWLAELHGANGLRTIINDYSRKDGTRFVLTILLTASVILTLGVGTFVIFTFDPTMTG from the coding sequence ATGACCGCCGCCTACGATCCGCCCGCCACCCGTGGCATCGAGGCGCCGCGTGCTCCGAAGAAGCGCGTCGCCGGCCGCCGCTCCAATTTCGAGATGTACTCCTGGATGTTCATGCGGCTCTCCGGCATCGTGCTGGTGGTGCTCGTCCTCGGGCACCTGATGATCATGAACGTGCTGGACGGCGGAGTGCACCGGATCAACTGGGGCTTCGTCGCCGGCCGCTGGGCGTCACCGTTCTGGCAGCTCTGGGACCTCACCATGCTCTGGCTCGCCGAACTGCACGGGGCCAACGGGCTCCGCACCATCATCAACGACTACTCGCGCAAGGACGGCACCCGCTTCGTCCTGACGATCCTGCTGACCGCGTCCGTCATCCTGACGCTCGGGGTCGGCACCTTCGTGATCTTCACCTTCGACCCGACCATGACCGGCTGA
- the sdhC gene encoding succinate dehydrogenase, cytochrome b556 subunit: MSSSTALRPGGSSIPKPRRGSFYRGAEGMWSWVAHRITGVLTFFFLFAHVLDTALVRVSPESYDKVIETYKNPFVNLLEAGLVGAVLYHSLNGIRIMLVDFWARGPRYQRKMLWIVVGTWIVVMIPTVYFMLQYTVEKTFGHAS; the protein is encoded by the coding sequence ATGTCCTCATCCACCGCCCTCCGGCCTGGAGGCAGCAGTATCCCCAAGCCCCGCCGCGGCTCCTTCTACCGGGGAGCCGAGGGGATGTGGTCCTGGGTCGCCCACCGCATCACCGGCGTCCTGACCTTCTTCTTCCTGTTCGCGCACGTGCTGGATACCGCGCTCGTACGGGTCTCCCCCGAGTCCTACGACAAGGTGATCGAGACCTACAAGAACCCGTTCGTCAACCTGCTCGAGGCGGGCCTGGTCGGTGCGGTGCTCTACCACTCGCTCAACGGCATCCGGATCATGCTGGTGGACTTCTGGGCCCGCGGACCCCGGTACCAGCGCAAGATGCTGTGGATCGTCGTCGGGACCTGGATCGTCGTGATGATCCCGACCGTCTACTTCATGCTGCAGTACACCGTGGAGAAGACGTTCGGACACGCCTCATGA
- a CDS encoding BMP family protein, with translation MLRARHLTLIAGVAAAALVLSACSSTSSTTAAPSSSAAPSSSAATSGPATSAAAPAADLFPAMTGDPTTVKLGMAYDGPKGDRSFTDSAARGVTAATGKGVKLVAELAATVGEADQKKVDRLSQLVDQGANTIIAVGFDYATAMGTVAKANPKVHFAIVDDNSLAKVANVASLTFAAEQSSFLVGVAAALKSKSAHVGFIGGVNTPLIQTFQAGFDAGAKAGKASIKIDDKYITEPPDFSGFNAPDKGETIAKGMYGGGADVVYSAAGGSGNGVFKAALAGGKLAIGVDSDQYLLTTASAGQATIMTSAVKNVDVAVYNMIASVAAGKPLAGVQVYDLKNGGVGYSTSGGAIDDIKAQLEDYKAKIIAGTITVPTTLK, from the coding sequence GTGCTTCGCGCTCGTCACCTCACACTGATCGCCGGGGTCGCTGCGGCCGCCCTCGTGCTGAGTGCCTGTAGTTCCACCAGCTCGACCACCGCCGCGCCGTCCTCCAGCGCCGCGCCGTCCTCCAGCGCCGCGACCTCCGGGCCGGCCACCTCGGCCGCGGCCCCCGCTGCCGACCTGTTCCCGGCGATGACCGGTGATCCCACCACCGTCAAGCTGGGCATGGCCTACGACGGGCCGAAGGGTGACCGGTCCTTCACCGACTCCGCCGCCCGCGGTGTCACCGCCGCCACCGGCAAGGGCGTCAAGCTCGTCGCCGAACTCGCCGCGACGGTGGGCGAGGCGGACCAGAAGAAGGTCGACCGCCTGAGCCAGCTGGTGGATCAGGGTGCCAACACCATCATCGCCGTCGGCTTCGACTACGCGACCGCGATGGGCACGGTGGCCAAGGCCAATCCGAAGGTCCACTTCGCCATCGTCGACGACAACTCCCTGGCCAAGGTGGCGAACGTCGCCTCGCTGACCTTCGCCGCAGAGCAGAGCTCGTTCCTGGTCGGTGTCGCCGCCGCCCTGAAGTCCAAGAGCGCCCACGTCGGCTTCATCGGGGGCGTCAACACCCCGCTCATCCAGACCTTCCAGGCCGGGTTCGACGCCGGTGCGAAGGCGGGCAAGGCCAGCATCAAGATCGACGACAAGTACATCACCGAGCCGCCGGACTTCAGCGGCTTCAACGCTCCCGACAAGGGCGAGACCATCGCCAAGGGCATGTACGGCGGCGGCGCCGACGTCGTCTACTCGGCCGCGGGCGGTAGCGGCAACGGCGTGTTCAAGGCGGCCCTGGCCGGCGGAAAGCTCGCCATCGGGGTCGACTCGGACCAGTACCTGCTGACGACGGCCAGTGCCGGGCAGGCCACCATCATGACCTCGGCGGTCAAGAACGTCGACGTCGCGGTCTACAACATGATCGCCTCGGTCGCCGCAGGCAAGCCGCTGGCCGGCGTGCAGGTCTACGACCTGAAGAACGGTGGCGTCGGGTACTCCACCTCCGGTGGTGCGATCGACGACATCAAGGCTCAGCTCGAGGACTACAAGGCCAAGATCATCGCCGGCACCATCACCGTTCCGACGACGCTCAAGTAG
- a CDS encoding ABC transporter ATP-binding protein, translating into MSTATDLVETVRTPAVRLTGITKRYPGVVANSDINLSVRRASVHALVGENGAGKSTLMKTLFGLHQPDEGTIEVDGRVCSFHSPADAISAGIGMVHQHFMLADNLTVWENVVLGSEPVSGGRLDGARARADISEIGRRYGLYVDPKALVEELGVGARQRVEIIKVLYRGAKILILDEPTAVLVPQEVDELFGNLAGLKAEGLTIIFISHKLDEVRAIADEITVIRRGTTVGTADPRSVTNRQLAEMMVGSALPVPELRESTVTDQVMLRLAGVRVTSAEGRDVLTDIDLTIHAGEVLGIAGVEGNGQAELVDAIMGITPIAEGTVSLDSIDITALSTLKRREAGIGFISEDRHRQGLTLLASLWENRALGFQTRRPVAKGIFLDRAATKADTRRIVQEFDVRTPGIDVLAAALSGGNQQKLIVGREMSGNPVLLIASHPTRGVDVGAQAAIWEQLRKARAAGLAVLLISADLEELIGMSDTLTVILRGRLVGRFEPRDVTPEILGIAMTGGHEADPTETPEA; encoded by the coding sequence GTGAGCACAGCGACCGACCTGGTGGAGACGGTGCGGACACCGGCTGTCCGGCTGACCGGGATCACCAAGCGGTACCCGGGTGTCGTCGCCAACTCCGATATCAATCTGAGCGTCCGCCGGGCGAGCGTGCACGCGCTGGTCGGGGAGAACGGTGCGGGCAAGTCGACCCTGATGAAGACGCTCTTCGGGTTGCACCAGCCGGACGAGGGCACCATCGAGGTCGACGGCCGGGTCTGCTCGTTCCACTCACCGGCCGACGCCATCTCGGCCGGGATCGGCATGGTCCACCAGCACTTCATGCTGGCCGACAACCTGACCGTGTGGGAGAACGTCGTGCTCGGCTCCGAGCCGGTCTCCGGTGGCCGCCTGGACGGGGCCAGGGCGCGCGCCGACATCAGCGAGATCGGGCGCCGGTACGGGCTCTACGTCGACCCGAAGGCCCTCGTCGAGGAACTCGGGGTCGGCGCGCGGCAACGGGTGGAGATCATCAAGGTGCTCTACCGCGGCGCGAAGATCCTGATCCTGGACGAGCCGACCGCCGTGCTCGTACCGCAGGAGGTCGACGAGCTGTTCGGCAACCTGGCCGGGCTCAAGGCCGAGGGCCTCACCATCATCTTCATCTCCCACAAGCTCGACGAGGTGCGCGCCATCGCCGACGAGATCACCGTGATCCGCCGTGGTACCACCGTCGGAACCGCCGATCCCCGGTCGGTCACCAACCGCCAGCTGGCCGAGATGATGGTCGGGTCGGCGCTGCCGGTGCCAGAGCTCCGCGAGTCGACCGTCACCGATCAGGTGATGCTCCGGCTGGCCGGCGTCCGGGTGACCAGCGCCGAGGGTCGCGACGTGCTGACCGACATCGACCTGACGATCCACGCCGGGGAGGTGCTCGGTATCGCCGGCGTCGAGGGCAACGGCCAGGCCGAGCTGGTGGACGCGATCATGGGGATCACGCCCATCGCGGAGGGCACGGTCTCGCTGGACAGCATCGACATCACCGCCCTGTCCACCCTCAAACGGCGCGAGGCGGGGATCGGTTTCATCTCCGAGGACCGGCACCGACAGGGCCTGACCCTGCTCGCCTCCCTGTGGGAGAACCGGGCGCTCGGTTTCCAGACCAGACGGCCGGTGGCCAAGGGGATCTTCCTGGACCGCGCCGCCACCAAGGCCGACACCCGTCGCATCGTGCAGGAGTTCGACGTCCGGACGCCGGGCATCGACGTGCTGGCGGCCGCGCTCTCGGGCGGTAACCAGCAGAAGCTCATCGTCGGCCGCGAGATGAGCGGGAATCCGGTGCTGCTGATCGCCTCCCACCCCACCCGCGGCGTCGACGTCGGGGCCCAGGCCGCCATCTGGGAGCAGCTCCGCAAGGCCAGGGCCGCCGGCCTCGCCGTCCTTCTCATCTCCGCCGATCTGGAGGAACTCATCGGTATGTCGGACACCCTCACCGTCATCCTGCGCGGCCGGCTCGTCGGCAGGTTCGAGCCGAGAGACGTGACACCGGAGATCCTCGGGATCGCCATGACCGGCGGCCACGAGGCCGACCCGACCGAAACCCCGGAGGCCTGA
- a CDS encoding ABC transporter permease: MAISGRKIALGAAGPLGALVVAVIISAVILLLTGHHPLDAFSAMGDAFGKSRVLIGTVNLAASYYLAAVAVAIGFKMNLLNIGVDGQYRLAAMMAASLAGASFMNSLPSVVRIVLTIAAAMVVGAFWAGIAVWLRVSRGVSEVISTIMLNAIATAVVAYLLSPGRLAVQAGNNIGTAVIPPAGLVPTIAVSGSITPIYTLTLLAVVVGILYAFLLNRTIFGFSIKATGMNPAAAIASGISAKKMAVSAMLISGAVAGLVGIPELLNGPAAQYSINFPAGLGFTGIAIALLGRNHPVGIVFAALLWSALDSSANALQGVGVPNQLVTIMQGTILLSVVIAYEIVRRYGVVLEQREVARALATAQKQAVAA, translated from the coding sequence GTGGCCATCTCCGGGAGGAAGATCGCGCTCGGGGCTGCCGGTCCGCTCGGAGCGTTGGTCGTCGCGGTGATCATCTCGGCGGTCATCCTGTTGCTCACCGGGCACCACCCGCTGGACGCCTTCAGTGCCATGGGTGACGCCTTCGGGAAGTCCCGGGTGCTGATCGGCACCGTCAACCTGGCGGCGTCGTACTACCTGGCGGCGGTCGCGGTCGCGATCGGCTTCAAGATGAATCTGCTGAACATCGGCGTCGACGGTCAGTACCGGCTCGCGGCGATGATGGCGGCGTCGCTGGCCGGGGCCAGTTTCATGAACTCGCTCCCCTCGGTCGTGCGCATCGTCCTGACGATCGCCGCCGCCATGGTCGTCGGTGCGTTCTGGGCCGGGATCGCGGTGTGGCTCAGGGTGAGTCGCGGGGTCAGCGAGGTGATCAGCACCATCATGCTGAACGCCATCGCGACGGCGGTGGTGGCCTACCTGCTGAGCCCGGGCCGGCTCGCGGTACAGGCGGGCAACAACATCGGCACGGCGGTCATCCCGCCCGCCGGTCTGGTCCCGACCATCGCGGTCTCCGGCTCGATCACTCCGATCTACACCCTGACGCTGCTGGCCGTGGTGGTCGGCATCCTGTACGCATTCCTGTTGAACCGCACCATCTTCGGCTTCTCGATCAAGGCCACGGGGATGAACCCGGCGGCCGCGATCGCGAGCGGGATCAGCGCCAAGAAGATGGCCGTCTCGGCGATGCTGATCTCCGGCGCCGTCGCCGGGCTGGTCGGGATCCCCGAGTTGCTCAACGGCCCGGCGGCCCAGTACTCGATCAACTTCCCGGCCGGGCTGGGATTCACCGGCATCGCGATCGCGCTGCTGGGTCGCAACCACCCGGTCGGCATCGTCTTCGCCGCGCTGCTCTGGTCCGCACTGGACAGCTCGGCCAACGCCCTGCAGGGCGTCGGCGTCCCGAACCAACTGGTCACCATCATGCAGGGCACCATCCTGCTGTCCGTCGTGATCGCGTACGAGATCGTCCGGCGGTACGGGGTGGTGCTGGAGCAACGAGAGGTCGCCCGGGCCCTGGCCACGGCGCAGAAGCAGGCGGTGGCAGCATGA